In a single window of the Antedon mediterranea chromosome 1, ecAntMedi1.1, whole genome shotgun sequence genome:
- the LOC140063556 gene encoding THO complex subunit 4-like has translation MADKIDMSLEDIIKSNKSSRGGGKRGGRGGNRGRGGRRSGGAAGGRGGNTNRRGGGGPTRRGARGGSRPAPYTTRPRNMQDAWEHDMYEGGAAKANLRRGSAQPLEAGQGKLLVSNLDFGVSESDITELFADFGVLKKAAVHYDRSGRSQGTADVIFERKADAVKAMRQYNNVPLDGRPMNIQLVTSAVELSSPKPNMSARIGSSPRNQNTRGGQRTNRGAGRGRGGRGRGRGRGGRQNAPTPSKEELDAELDAYNAQIDQN, from the exons ATGGCGGACAAAATTGATATGAGTCTTGAAGATATTATTAAGTCGAATAAATCCAGTCGTGGTGGTGGAAAACGAGGGGGTAGAGGAGGTAACAGAGGACGCGGAGGCCGAAGAAGTGGTGGAGCCGCTGGTGGACGTGGTGGCAACACAAACCGACGGGGAGGCGGAGGTCCTACTCGGCGAGGAGCCCGAGGAGGTAGTAGACCGGCGCCATATACAACTAGG CCTAGAAATATGCAAGATGCCTGGGAACATGACATGTACGAAGGTGGAGCAGCAAAAGCTAATTTAAGACGAGGCTCGGCACAACCATTAGAGGCTGGTCAGGGAAAATTATTGGTATCCAACTTGGACTTTGGTGTATCAGAATCAGATATTACA gaACTGTTTGCAGATTTTGGTGTTCTGAAGAAGGCAGCCGTTCATTATGACAGATCAGGGAGAAGTCAAGGAACAGCAGATGTAATATTTGAAAGAAAAGCAGATGCTGTGAAAGCAATGAGGCAATATAACAATGTTCCACTTGATG GTCGACCTATGAATATTCAACTAGTAACGTCAGCAGTTGAACTAAGTTCACCAAAGCCAAACATGAGTGCAAGAAT AGGTAGCAGCCCCCGCAATCAGAACACGAGGGGTGGGCAAAGAACTAATCGAGGAGCAGGACGTGGAAGGGGAGGACGTGGGCGAGGAAGAGGTCGTGGTGGACGTCAAAATGCACCAACACCTTCTAAAGAAGAATTAGATGCAGAGTTAGATGCCTACAATGCCCAG ATCGATCAAAATTAA
- the LOC140063557 gene encoding rho GDP-dissociation inhibitor 2-like → MAEVQDTQHIDSDEEDTPGYKAPAKATLEEITQKDQDDESLIKYKKTLLGENLPTDGSADGPNVVVLKMSLLAKDRDPVDVDLTGDLTKIKDKPFVIKEGAEYQIQVTFSVKREIVAGLKYFQVTSRKGIRVDKSQFMVGSYGPKTEPHIYKTTPDEAPKGMISRGHYTVKSKFTDDDKYEHLAWEWTFDVKKDWE, encoded by the exons ATGGCCGAGGTTCAGGATACTCAGCATATTGACAGTGATGAGGAAGATACCCCAGGATACAAGGCACCAGCTAAGGCAACATTGGAAGAGATTACACAGAAAGACCAAGATGATGAAtcattaattaaatacaaaaaaacactcTTAGGAGAAAACCTTCCAACTGACG GATCTGCGGATGGGCCTAATGTTGTGGTGTTGAAAATGTCACTATTGGCCAAGGACAGAGACCCAGTAGACGTTGATCTAACAG GAGACTTAACAAAGATTAAAGACAAACCATTTGTTATCAAGGAAGGTGCTGAATACCAAATTCAAGTTACATTTTCT GTGAAACGTGAAATAGTGGCTGGACTTAAGTATTTCCAGGTAACATCTAGAAAGGGCATAAGGg TTGACAAGTCTCAGTTCATGGTTGGAAGTTACGGACCAAAAACCGAACCTCATATATATAAAACAACACCAGACGAGGCACCGAAAGGAATGATCTCACGGGGACATTACACCGTCAAAAGCAAATTTACTGATGATGATAAGTACGAACACTTAGCGTGGGAATGGACATTTGACGTCAAAAAGGATTGGGAATAA
- the LOC140043331 gene encoding histamine H2 receptor-like, which produces MDATTNNSSTFNDTENTPPYLHHHSRTYVIITAVIFALIGIFGILGNALVIIVIEKLPPKNRSMPLYLLCAQAVTDLGASLLIIPVTFCSIFDVQPAKHAPILGHVYCRFIESFSILFIAFSLSSYNLTLLAYERYVAVVKPMVYKARFTVSHSKKLLHVMWVFAPLSQIILIIFQFNYDSREGSCMYNPSFGPTFQSVTGVIVFLWEYLIPVCIMLISYFCIVKRLRSQRKRIESWNLPAPPNAVTFTHAQKSSSHKVTLTLLACSAIYLICWTPNQLLFLRYNLGVETDFTSIFYNCTVLLVFVNSCRNPIIYALRFRKNKGRLKEIIKSK; this is translated from the coding sequence ATGGACGCTACAACGAACAACTCCTCTACCTTCAACGACACTGAAAACACCCCTCCTTATCTGCATCACCACAGCCGTACATACGTCATAATAACCGCTGTCATATTTGCGTTAATCGGAATATTTGGTATTCTTGGAAACGCTTTGGTGATAATCGTCATTGAAAAGTTACCACCGAAAAATCGTTCAATGCCCCTGTACCTTCTCTGCGCACAGGCCGTCACCGATCTAGGTGCGTCTCTTTTAATCATACCAGTTACGTTTTGCAGTATCTTCGACGTACAACCAGCTAAACATGCTCCTATTTTAGGTCATGTGTACTGTCGTTTCATCGAATCATTTTCGATTCTTTTTATCGCGTTTTCGTTATCCTCGTACAATCTGACGTTGTTAGCGTATGAACGATACGTGGCGGTTGTAAAGCCGATGGTTTATAAAGCAAGGTTCACAGTATCGCACTCAAAGAAACTCTTACACGTCATGTGGGTGTTTGCCCCACTGTCtcaaattattttaatcattttccaATTTAATTATGATTCCAGGGAAGGATCGTGTATGTACAATCCATCCTTCGGTCCAACTTTTCAGTCTGTGACCGGAGTCATAGTATTTCTTTGGGAGTACCTTATCCCAGTGTGTATAATGCTAATATCGTACTTTTGTATAGTTAAGCGTTTAAGATCACAAAGAAAACGCATTGAATCATGGAATTTGCCAGCGCCGCCGAACGCGGTTACTTTCACACATGCGCAGAAATCGTCATCACATAAAGTTACACTCACATTGCTAGCATGTTCAGctatttatttgatttgttgGACACCAAATCAGTTGCTGTTTTTGCGATACAACTTAGGAGTTGAGACGGATTTCACGAGTATATTTTACAACTGTACTGTATTACTTGTGTTTGTTAATTCTTGTCGTAATCCCATAATTTATGCTCTACGATTTCGGAAGAATAAAGGGAGGTTGAAGGAAATCATAAAGTCTAAATAA